The Paraburkholderia sp. PREW-6R genomic interval CCCTTCTCCCCTACCTATTGGCGCGACCGGGTCGAAGCGCTGAGAAGCCGTCCGCACGCACCGCTTTATCACAACCGGATCGTGCGGCTATCGCGGCTCGTCAGTGAGCTGGGAAAATGTGCCGACACCCCAGTGACCGGCTAGCGCACCGACGGTGGCGCTCGCGATGTCAGCCTAAAGCGCGCCGGCCAGGTGAAGCAGCACGAACACGCCCGCCGCGCCCGCAATCACCAGCAGTGCGTTCACTCGCGTCGTCATGACAATGCCCGTTGCGACGAGCGCCGTGACCCACGCAATCCAGCCGCCTTCCAGACCCTTCACCAAGACATAGACGGCGGCGAGGATCAAGCCGGCTGCGACCGGGCGCAAGCCCGATTGCAGCGCGACCTGCCAACGCGCGCCACGGTGCTTCGTCCACAGATGGGCGACGCCGTACATGACAAACGCGGTCGGCAGGAAGAGCGACAGCGTGGCCACCACCGCGCCGGCCACGCCGCCCACCTGCCAGCCGATCAGCGTCGCGAGCAACGAGCCGGGCCCTGGCGCGAGCCGGGCGATCGCGAAGTCGTTGACGAACTGTGCGTGGGTCATCCAGTGAT includes:
- a CDS encoding chromate transporter; translation: MSRILIALFSVFAPLSIVTVGGGQAIIADIQRQVVDVHHWMTHAQFVNDFAIARLAPGPGSLLATLIGWQVGGVAGAVVATLSLFLPTAFVMYGVAHLWTKHRGARWQVALQSGLRPVAAGLILAAVYVLVKGLEGGWIAWVTALVATGIVMTTRVNALLVIAGAAGVFVLLHLAGAL